One Natator depressus isolate rNatDep1 chromosome 26, rNatDep2.hap1, whole genome shotgun sequence genomic window, attttagagatggggaaactgaggtattgGGAGgcagagtgacttgcccaaggtcaccagcaGAATGTGGaacagagcccagatctcctggcttccagtccttTTCCCTATCCACTAATCCGTGCTTCATCAGCTAACAGGAGTGAAAAAGCTAAACTCAGGTCCATTAAATAGCTGACATGAGCTAACTAGTCTTCATTCTAGCACCCAGACACAAACATATGTAGAAACAGTGACTTACATTCTGATGGGGCCCTTCTGAAGGTCCTCAATATAGTTCTTCCTCTCTATAGAATGCCCCCGCGACCTGTTGAACACTATGAGGAGGGAAGAGTTAAGTTACAAAACACCATTATACATAAATATTTTACACTAGGCTACTCAGGACAGGGGGCAGATCATGTGTTGGCAAAGCACTGAAGACGCACACCATATTAGCAGTAATAAAGAACTCAATGATTTTAACCCCTTGGTTTTGACACGGAGCAGACCCCAACTCATTTACAGTAATTCAGTTAAGGTCACATGAGCACAGGTTAAGCATTTCGGTATCggaaggttggatattaggaagatgTCCTTTAAGGTACAGAAGAGAGATGCAGACTGGAACGAACAGATGCCATTTATAACATCAAGATGCAACTCCATTTCTACATAATGTGCCTTTGATGACAGCTCATGGTTGCATGAATGACCCATTGGGCGGAGCAGGTCTTCTCTTGTTTATAAAGAAGAGCCACAGAgctatgaacaccagagttatgaactgatcagtcaaccccacacctcatttggaaccagaagtacgcaatcagggaGCAACAGagaccctcccgccccccaaaaaagcaaatacagtacagtactgtgttaaacgtaaactactaaaataaagggaaagtataaaaaagatttgacaaggtaaagaaactcTGCTTGTTTCATTTGAATTAacatggttaaaagcagcatttttcttctgcatagtaaagtttcaaagctgtattaagtcaatgttcagctgtaaacttttgaaagaaagaaccaccataatgttttgttcagagttacgaacaacctccattcccaaggtgtttgtaactctgaggttctactgcaggggtgggcaaactacagcccggggtccacatctggcccttcagacgttttaatccagccctggagttcCTGCCAGAGACTGGGGTCGGGAGCTGGCCCTGCTccgtgcggctcccggaagcagcagcagcatgtccccactctggctcctacacgtaggggcagccagggggctctgcacactgcctccgccccaagcaccacccctgcagctcccattggccagcaaatggggccaatgggagctgcaagggcagcacctgtggatggggcagtgctgcctggccacgcctccacataggagccagaggggggacataccactgcttccgggagctgcttgaggtaagcaccacttGGAGcctccacccctcaccccctcccacaccccaaccccttaccccagtcctgagccccgtcctgtcctccgaacccctcgatcccaccctccttcaccccagagcctgcacccccagccagaaacctcacccccgcaccccaacccccaatgtcatgagcattcatgacccaccacataggtgccgacttctacTCGTGACAGTAGGTGCTcgacccccttctgccccctgccctgccccacccccatcccaaacccttccccaaagtccccaccccagccccctcccctccctgcccctactccaaccccttccccatatccccaccctggccccacctcttcccctgagtgcaccacattcccgctcctcccccatccctcctggagcttgctacgccaccaaacagctgtttggcagtggcaagtgctgggaggtaggcggaagAGTGGGGAcacagcgtgctcaggggaggaggtggcggcggggcggggagcttggctgccggtgggtgcagagcacccactgatttttccccgtgggtgctccagccccagagcacccatggagtcgctGCTTATGGCCCAccacacaatttccatacccagatgtggcccttgggccaaaaagtttgcctacccctgttctACAGTAAGAGATGCAATGAGATGGATTGGCAATGGAGCAGAATGTTGCTCAATTTCCTTTGCACGCCTACCCATAAGTCACCTGGGTTTCAAATCCAGTGATCCACTGACAGTCTGGCTTAAGATGGATTCCAAGGGCACTGTAGCAAAATCAATCCATCATCACAATAAATCTCTTCCTCTTTGCCCTCCCATTTCCTATTATCCATCCACTCTCCCAATCTTACATTTTCCTATAGTGCAAAACTTATCTTACAAGTTATCCCTCTGCGCTCTTCTCCAAGAGCCTAGAACCTTTTGAATGTAAGCTACTAGCCAGTGTTTCGCCCcagaaaagaaacaggaaaaacagTGATCTCCTTATTACTTACACTCTATAGCGACATTTGGTTCCATGCCTTCAACATCAATTAGGTACCTGAACAGAGCAACATAATACATGAGCTCTAATTATGGGAATAACGCTTAAGAATGAAAAGACAAACCTTTATCTCGCTGGATGCTTTTTTTAAGATTATGTATTTACAGGCCATGATGGGCTACAGAAATACTCACAGCTTTTATGGCAGAGGTAAATTTCCAATTGCTATACCAGGGCTCATGCACAAAAAACGTATATGCCCTGAGACCATCCATACATATCTGCTCAGAGAGCTTCTAATCCTGCTCTGTTCATGAAATCCAAGATTTTATATGGTCACTAAGCCCTTGACCAGTGCACTTTACATTAGAGTCCAGGATTAGCTATAGAGAGGCAGACATTGGATAAGTAATTTTCCCATCCCCTGTGCTACTAGAGAAATACCCATCTAGCGCAGCTCAGCTACAAGAGTTTAAGGTGACTCACCTACAAACGAGGTAACCAGTTCTGTTTAAGCCATGCGTGCAGTGAACTCCAATGAGTTTATCTATGAGACAGGAAATTCAAGTTATGTTTAAGATGCTGTTCATTTTCAGGCAGGCAGTGTGCATCAGAAAGGAGAAGGAAGCAAACCTGATTACATTTGTTAGTCATTCACCGATGATGCCAACGCAAACAAATTAACATCTCTACAATAGTGCTTAAAGACAAGCTCGCATTTATGGCTAATTATCACTAATTATTCAACTCTTGCTTATAAAAAAACCAGTCAGGTCACACAATTTCGTCACAAATCTTGTTTAGGAGAAAACATGGGCACATCGCACAAGGAACATAAAGACCATATGAAGAGCAGCCTTATGGCAGGGTTCTGAGTGTAAACCTGGGTTAATGCTTAACATAAGGCACATACACAGTATCTGTAAGGAAGTGACATTGACACGCATTAGAAATTAAATTAGAAGTAACCTATGCTCACCGTTATCTCTGTTCTCCCGTAAAAACGCTTTCACagcacatttaaatttaaaaattgtttcgTTATCTGGTACTTCGTGTCCAACCGTCAAGATCTTGGAGTAGCACAGTGTCTTTGGTAGCTCCTAAAAAAACAGGGGAATCCAATACATTTTTGTATGAAGCATAAAACCAAACATTCCCATCACTGAAAGGGGTCCACGTGCTTTATAGAAAGGAAATGCTTCTATAGTTTAAAAACTAAACCTGAAAGGGTGCCTGTGAGATTTTAGTCTGGTAAGTGAAATCCTCCGCAATAACTCAGGTAAGTTACAACAGCACCATATTGTCAGTTTTACCATGCATCTCTCAGAAGTGCTTAAATACAATTATGTGTAAGTACATGGAGTAAAATTTGCCTGAAACTATTCTTCCAGCGAACCAAAACTGATGTAAGGGCTCAAATAAAACACACACCATAAAGAGTTCTGAACTAGAGTAGTTTTACACTAGACTATTATGGAGACTTTAAACAGCCCGTATTTAGTAACAGTGATTCACAAGTGACTACCAAGATGCAAGATCTGATAGCCCACTTAGTCCTCCTAGCGACAACTGTGAGGTACCATCAAAAACACTTTTGACCCACACATtcctttgctattgtttgtttgtCCCAGGTTTCCTTCTCATCTGTCTTTTACAAAACAAAGTGCATGTagcagaaggggaaggggagtaTTTTAAACAACTGTTTCCAGGTAATTAATGCCACCAATAAATAATAGTTTGAACTGGAATTCGGAAGCCTTTGTTTAGTGGTGCTGTGAGAGTGAAATGACAGACCATGGTAACACGTAGTCACTTACAGAGTCCACCATATTCAGAGAAATTTGCAGTCCACTTCATTCACTTGGGCATAGTGAGgatttttaggccctgatcctgctttcaGATTCACACAGGCACaatcttcccctcacccccactacTACAGTATCTGAGTCTCTCAATTTTCAATGGATTAATCCTCCCAACGACACTgtgagatgggaaactgaggcacagagaggctaaccGACATGCTCAATGTGCCATAGAATAATCCGTGAGGGAGCAGAAGTACTTGGGCCTAGGATAGTTGTTGCATCCTAACTTACCTCTGGTCCATAATAGCGTGTTGTGTATGTTAGATCAATGATCATGCCAAGTTCTTCTTTCTGTTCTCTTATTTTCTTAAGGAGGTCAAAAGGAGAAAATCTGTCTTTTGGGGCAAGTCTCCATTCAAAACTCTGGCgagaaatattaatatttaatagtATATTGTGCACAACTGTGGCACCCTATCCAAGAATCTCAAGGCACTTAAACACCCCACAacagctttgggaggggagttCCCATGCACCCACCAACCCACAGCACAATGGTGTACTCCCTAAAAAGATAGATGGTGTCAGAATCTAGGTACCAAACAGAAAGAGGCCTCAGGTATATGCAGATACATTAAATGCTGAAGCGCCTTGATATTGATCTATTGAAAGCATCTTCTCCCTGACATTAGTGCATTAGACTGCTCAGCTGTGTTCCAAGAATCCCACACACTACAGTGATTGGAGCTCTCTACATCTAGACACAGCTAACAGTAATCCTAAGAGGATACACAAATGGCAGAGAAATGCATCTAAAGAGGTGGAGGTTCACCTCTGAATGTTGCTGCTGGTGCCAATCGTATGGCCAACGGTCAGTATTCACAAGCTTAACATCCTAAGCCTTTTTAAATACGCAAGCACGGTAAAGAAATAAATCGATGAAAATCTCAGCATAGCAATTGAGACACTATCAAAAGGAGGCAACAAGGAACTATAAAGCACAGTCATCTAGAGATTTCTGATAAAGGAATAACAGCTATTACTTATACTGATAAAGAGGACAAACACCTTAGTAGCTGGGTACTCCAGGTGAATGAGGTGAGCCAGCAGGAATATCCTTCATGTAATTCACTGGCTATTAATTTGAAAGCATTGGGACTAGTAGAAAGATCAAGGGAGACAGATTGCTGAATCAAATGTACTAGATTACAGTCCAAGACAGTTCTGCATATTTAAAGGAGTGATTAGTCACATGTATCTTTATAGTGGAGAAAGATCTTTCAACATTACTGTCAGAAACAGCTAAATTTAGCACACAGCAAATACGTCATGATCTATTTTTAATTTCCAGATTCCATCTGAAGTGATGGAGGCACAATTTTCTTTGATGCAGATTGCCACATttatgtcagattttttttttttataagaagCTCTCTGATGCCCATCCAAATGATACATGGAATTCATTTGAATGGGAGTTACCAGGTTAAAATGCTCCATATGTGGAACTTACTATCCCACAATACTTTATAGCAGAAGGATACCAAAAAAACAGCCCCACTGTGCCTAGACATGCCACATAAAATCACCTATGGCGCAAGTTTTCAGAGCCATGGGTGAATACCATCTCTAAACATCTGGACACTCATGCTCAACAAGCTTGGTGAGAAACCTCTATGAGCTGTTACTTAAAGCACAATGGTAGCAATATAAACACTGCAGTAGCTTTAACTCTGAGCTTACTTCTTCTGAAGTTTTAAAGGGTAATGGTCCCATCAGGCTTCTATTTTCTATCCCAAAAAGTTATAATCTCCAAATTTTCCTTTGTGTTTCATTTAGCATAAATCAAatttaggccacgtctacaccaGGACTACTTTACCAGTATGGGAATAACAGTACACCATATGGGCAAAGCACTccttgtgtggatgcagttatactgacaaaGCTGTGCGTTGTAATGATATCATAAAACTGTCCCACACAAGTGAAACAAAGTATACCCATAGATAATTGCAGCTACACTAGAGGCTTCTGCTGGCCAGCTGTTGGTGATggggtgtgaagaggtgtgattCCCTGACAGAATTCTGTGGTGTAGACCTGGTCTGAATTGCCAGCATGTTCAGATAAGTTTCTCTCAAAGAGTGCACACATTGGAATAAAGTTCTCCCCTCAACACATCCAACCCTAACATCTTTGAAAAGTCCCTACTCTGAGATCACTAAGTCCATGTTTTCTGTTATAGTTAAAAACTGCAGACCCGAAATGACCCCAAAAGAGGCCAAACTCAATCATCTCTCACTTACCTTTTTTAAAGGAACTTTGAAAGCAATGAACCTAGTACCTGGCATTCTTTGTCCAAGCGGGAGATAGTCAGTCCATCTAGAAGAGAAATGTTATGATTAATGCCACAACTTTCCATAGGTGGAATCTTGGGGAATGTCTACATTGCGAAGTTGTCGACAATACTTTTGTCTTCCATGGGTACttaaagcccccccccccggcgaaagacaaaagttttgctgacgcaAGTAGCAGTGTGAACCCGTTTTATCGGCAGGtgcactctcctgccgacaaagctaatgCCGCTCGCGGGGCTGAAAGTATTTGGTCGGCAAAAGTGCCAACAAAGTACTCACAAAGAGCGATTACGCACGCTGACTTTTCTAAAAGCTGCacggtgtagacaagcccttgccTTTTACATTCGGTCTTCATCCCATGCCTCCCTTTTACTGAGCTCTATTTCCTTCCTGCTGGAAAGGCTTCTTGCAAACCAATACAGATTTATTACCAAATCCCAATTTCTTTGGGTCAACTAATCCAGATCAGTTAGCGTCACAGATGGAGcccttttcaaaataatttaggCCCGGCTACTGACATTAGTGCTGCAACCCCCTTGCTGTAAATTGCAAGATCAGTTTATTGCCAAGGGAAAAAACTAGAACAGGCCAAGTCACActtatttcaaccccccacccctccccacattcTATTGGGCACATGTACAAGTAGTGAAATAGTCGTCAGAAATGCAAATCACCGGGGCAACGCTAGCCACAGCTCAGACAGCATTTTGCACTCAACGCAGGGTTACACGTGATAAACACGAGAGTAAAACTTATTGGCGTCTTGATTTCATAGCACAGTCTAGACAATGATTTCATACAATTCACAGGCAGCCTCCCGAAGGAAACATAcggacaaatttcagagtagcagctgtgttagtctggattcgcaacaagaaaaggagtacttgtggcaccttagagactaaccaatttatttgagcatgagctttcgtgagctacagctcgcttaaGGCTCCGTTACAATGGCGTCCAGCCCTCACGCTGTGGCTAACATGGGGGATGCACCTGAAGAGCAGGGAAGGGTCCCCCACCCCACGCAGATAGGGCAAGATCCCAGAAGGCCTCGGCTCAGTGGATTCGGGGAACGGGGAAAGGGGGATTTCAAGTCCCTGATCTCCCCCGGAAAGCGAGGCGCCAAGTGGCCAGGAGCTGAGAGGGGGAGGGCACCAAGAGCTCCCtagtcggggtggggggaggctgcttTCAACGCGGCACCATTTCgaaagaggcggggggaggggctccagGTAACACCCCCCCGCCCACCGGGCCCCGCAGGACTCCCAGGCCGGAGGCTGAGGCCCAACCGAGCGGGCCCAGGCCCgggcagaggggatgggggagctggTCTCACCTGTCCGGCAGGCGGGTCTTGCCGTTCCCCGACATGGCtccggctccggccccggccccgagCCCGCCCCGCCGCCCAGCGCCGCCCGCCCGATACCCAGGCCGGGGCGCGCCGCCAGAGACGCTCCCAGCTCGCGGCCCCGCGGAACCCAGCCGGTGCTCCGCGCTTCCGGTTCCGGTTCCCACGACCTCGCGCAGGGGACGTGGCCCCGCCACGCGCACGGCCGCCCCCGCCAGCGCGCCCCGCCCATTCTGACATCACAGCCAGCGCCGCCGCTCCCCACCCGCCTTTTGGGCCCTTTGCCCCGCCCCTTCGGCTAGCCCCGCCCCTTCGGAAAGCCGCGGATTGCGGCACGCGGAGCCTCGACCCCGCCCAGCAGGGGccggcccagctccagcccccacccccgtctcgCAATTACCCACAAACCTCCTGGAGCCCAGCCCCAGTGTCCCCTTCGCTGTTACCCACAAtcccccagggcccagcccaagcacctgcttgtctGTTACCCAGAATCCTTCAGGCCACACCCCAATGTCCTGTTCTGTGTTACCCACAatgccctggggcccagccccaATGTCCCCTTCGCTGCTACCCACAAtcccccagggcccagcccaagcacctgcttgtctGTTACCCAGAATCCTCCAGGCCATGCCCCAATGTCCTGTTCTGTGTTACCCACAatgccctggggcccagccccaATGTCCCCCTCTCAGTTACCCACAATCTCTCTGGGGCCCAGCCCTGGCACCCACTTCACTGTTACCCACAATCCCCCAGGGACAAGCCCCAGCAtcttcttgtttgttacccagaaTCCTCCAGGCAAAGCCCCAATGTCCTGTTCTCTGTTACCCACAGTCCCCTGGGGCCCACCCCCAATGTCCCCTTCTCTGTGACCCACAATCCCCTTGACCCAGCCTAGCTAGCCCCAGCACCCTCTTGTCTATTACCCAGAATACTCCAGACCGAGTATGTCCTGCTCTCTGTTACCCACAATCCCCTGGGACCCAGCCCAACTCCAGCACCCCATTCTCTCTTACCCTGAAGTCCCAGATTCCTACCTAACCAGCAGTACATTCTAAGGGTCTGTCTACtgtacactgcagttagacacctgcagctgatTCAGGCTGTTCGGGCTGGGTTTAAGAGGcagtttaattgtggtgtagactttAGGGCTTGGGCTGGATCCCTGGCTGTAGGACCCTgcaaa contains:
- the DUSP11 gene encoding RNA/RNP complex-1-interacting phosphatase codes for the protein MSGNGKTRLPDRWTDYLPLGQRMPGTRFIAFKVPLKKSFEWRLAPKDRFSPFDLLKKIREQKEELGMIIDLTYTTRYYGPEELPKTLCYSKILTVGHEVPDNETIFKFKCAVKAFLRENRDNDKLIGVHCTHGLNRTGYLVCRYLIDVEGMEPNVAIELFNRSRGHSIERKNYIEDLQKGPIRMNHAADGLAFDLIKGQSNMAPNLDFQVAGHHLYSEQLPLADSRLFPSWRGKREQRALYPVRNFHGVYNHGRSAYSKEYVPTANLAQQTPPYNLGPVNYPVPLPYNKQYNGYNGPYFPVQNPYHIHQEMYKMKTSRRPKRNHYTN